A genomic window from Luteolibacter sp. LG18 includes:
- the xylA gene encoding xylose isomerase has protein sequence MTWKPNPKYKFTFGLWTVGNVGRDPFGLPTRPELSPAQICDLVGEAGAYGVNFHDNDLIPIDATAGEVAEIKRDFSAALKRNKLKVPMATVNLFTEAVFKDGAFTSHDPAVRAYAVQKTFRAMDLGAEFGAKIFVLWGGREGAESDAHKDPYQAILHTRQAFNLLAAYNIEKGYGYKFALEAKPNEPRGHIYNAVTGSYLAFIQTLDHPDMFGVNPEVAHEHMAGLNFVHQIAAALDAKKLFHIDLNDQEFGRYDQDFRFGSANLKHCFHLVKILEDHNYSAPRSFDCHAYRASDFEDLKWFASGNMRTYEILADKAKRWNTDKDIQALVKNITAGDEKIAKLLKSTSKASVKSISEASFDRHELATKRLPYEQLDQLTMELLMGVR, from the coding sequence ATGACCTGGAAACCGAATCCCAAGTACAAGTTCACCTTCGGCCTCTGGACCGTCGGCAACGTCGGCCGCGACCCCTTCGGCCTTCCCACCCGCCCGGAGCTCTCCCCCGCCCAGATCTGTGACCTGGTGGGTGAAGCCGGTGCCTACGGTGTGAACTTCCACGACAACGACCTGATCCCGATCGACGCCACCGCCGGTGAAGTCGCCGAGATCAAGCGCGACTTCTCCGCCGCCCTGAAGCGCAACAAGCTGAAGGTGCCGATGGCGACCGTGAACCTGTTCACCGAAGCGGTGTTCAAGGACGGTGCGTTCACCAGCCATGATCCGGCCGTGCGCGCCTACGCCGTGCAGAAGACCTTCCGCGCCATGGACCTCGGTGCCGAGTTCGGCGCCAAGATCTTCGTGCTCTGGGGCGGCCGTGAAGGCGCCGAATCCGATGCCCACAAGGACCCCTACCAGGCCATCCTGCACACCCGCCAGGCCTTCAACCTCCTCGCCGCCTACAACATCGAGAAGGGCTACGGCTACAAGTTCGCGCTCGAAGCCAAGCCGAACGAGCCCCGCGGCCACATCTACAACGCCGTCACCGGTTCCTACCTCGCCTTCATCCAGACGCTGGATCACCCGGACATGTTCGGCGTGAACCCGGAAGTGGCGCACGAGCACATGGCCGGCCTCAACTTCGTCCACCAGATCGCCGCCGCCCTCGACGCGAAGAAGCTCTTCCACATCGACCTCAACGACCAGGAGTTCGGCCGCTACGACCAGGACTTCCGCTTCGGCTCCGCGAACCTGAAGCACTGCTTCCACCTCGTGAAGATCCTCGAGGACCACAACTACAGCGCCCCGCGTTCCTTCGACTGCCACGCCTACCGCGCCAGCGATTTCGAGGACCTGAAGTGGTTCGCCTCCGGCAACATGCGCACCTACGAAATCCTCGCCGACAAGGCGAAGCGCTGGAACACCGACAAGGACATCCAGGCGCTGGTGAAGAACATCACCGCCGGTGACGAGAAGATCGCCAAGCTCCTCAAGAGCACCTCGAAGGCCAGCGTCAAGTCGATCTCCGAGGCGTCCTTCGACCGCCACGAGCTCGCCACCAAGCGCCTGCCATACGAGCAGCTCGACCAGCTCACCATGGAGCTGCTGATGGGCGTCCGCTGA
- a CDS encoding FGGY-family carbohydrate kinase codes for MPHALGFDSSTQSLSAVLLDLDTLRITHELSLPFGELTDYASPRGFLENLSDGQVHADPRLWVAALDVLVQRMKDAGWPLSGVTAISGSGQQHGSVYLKEGFAARLATLDPARPLGPQLEGIYSRATSPIWMDGTTSAECAEIAATLGGAEVVCARSGSVAVERFTGPQIRAFYKRDPQGYADTARIHLVSSFLCSLLIGADAPIDTGDGAGMNLMNLAAEDWDAGLLAATAPDLAAKLPPVSPASKPCGTVSAWLVQRFGFDPSCIVLPFSGDNPSSLVGMGAATPGRVVVSLGTSDTLFAAMTEPRTDPEGCGHVFGNPLGGYMTLACIRNGSLAREAFRDQLGADWSAFEAAGDADLPETATTIPFVADEITPKRPGGLSEADTSLATPQRVRAFLEGQAFNLLRQLEWMHLKPTELCLTGGASKNNGIARVFADVFGVPVSRLSVSNSAALGAAMRAAIAAGAPTEDLVKSLCASDSTIQPTDRGTPARYGNWLLALRAGA; via the coding sequence ATGCCCCACGCCCTCGGTTTCGACAGTTCCACCCAAAGCCTGTCCGCGGTCCTGCTGGACCTCGACACCCTCCGCATCACCCACGAGCTGAGCCTCCCCTTCGGTGAATTGACGGACTACGCCTCGCCGCGCGGCTTTTTGGAAAACCTGTCGGACGGCCAGGTCCACGCCGACCCGCGCCTGTGGGTGGCCGCGCTGGATGTGCTGGTGCAGCGCATGAAGGACGCCGGCTGGCCGCTTTCCGGCGTGACCGCCATTTCCGGCTCCGGCCAGCAGCACGGCAGCGTGTATCTCAAGGAAGGATTCGCCGCCCGCCTCGCGACGCTTGATCCCGCGCGGCCGCTGGGCCCGCAATTGGAGGGCATCTATTCCCGCGCCACCTCCCCGATCTGGATGGATGGCACCACCTCCGCGGAGTGCGCGGAGATCGCCGCCACGCTCGGCGGCGCCGAAGTCGTCTGCGCCCGCAGCGGCTCGGTGGCGGTGGAACGCTTCACCGGCCCGCAGATCCGCGCGTTCTACAAACGCGATCCGCAGGGCTACGCGGACACCGCCCGCATCCATCTCGTCAGCTCTTTCCTCTGCAGCCTGCTCATCGGCGCGGACGCCCCCATCGATACCGGTGATGGCGCGGGCATGAACCTCATGAACCTCGCCGCCGAGGATTGGGACGCCGGCCTCCTCGCCGCCACCGCCCCGGATCTGGCCGCGAAATTGCCGCCGGTGAGCCCGGCCTCGAAGCCCTGCGGCACCGTGTCCGCCTGGCTCGTGCAGCGCTTCGGATTCGATCCGTCCTGCATCGTGCTGCCGTTCTCCGGCGACAATCCGAGCTCGCTGGTCGGCATGGGTGCCGCCACGCCGGGCCGCGTGGTCGTGAGCCTCGGCACCAGCGACACGCTCTTCGCGGCCATGACCGAGCCCCGCACCGATCCGGAGGGCTGCGGCCACGTGTTCGGCAATCCGCTCGGCGGCTACATGACCCTCGCCTGCATCCGCAATGGCTCGCTGGCCCGCGAGGCTTTCCGCGACCAGCTCGGCGCGGATTGGTCCGCCTTCGAAGCCGCAGGCGACGCCGATCTGCCGGAAACCGCGACCACCATCCCCTTCGTGGCGGATGAGATCACCCCGAAGCGACCGGGAGGACTCTCTGAAGCCGACACATCCCTCGCCACGCCGCAGCGCGTGCGAGCCTTCCTCGAAGGCCAGGCGTTCAACCTCCTGCGCCAGCTCGAGTGGATGCACCTGAAGCCCACCGAGCTCTGCCTCACCGGCGGAGCCTCGAAGAACAACGGCATCGCCCGGGTTTTCGCCGATGTGTTCGGCGTGCCGGTCAGCCGCCTTTCCGTGAGCAACTCCGCCGCGCTCGGTGCCGCCATGCGCGCCGCCATCGCCGCGGGCGCACCTACTGAAGATCTAGTAAAATCGCTCTGCGCCTCGGATTCCACGATCCAGCCGACAGATCGCGGCACGCCGGCCCGTTACGGGAATTGGCTGCTGGCCCTGCGGGCGGGCGCTTGA
- a CDS encoding c-type cytochrome — translation MKPTARTVPPALSIASVAACLIASAEAQDGGQLFTTYCAACHGTNGEGAQEGQFPPLAGSPWPMGNPDRAIKILLSGIHGEVEVNGKTWNLEMPPQGAMLPDDQIAAILTYVRSSWGNKAEAVEASRVKTVRAATANRAEPWTAAELLKQHPLDIKPPVSDLISYVYDGAWKNLPDFSKLKAAATEEEHNGIVSIAKAGRKDHFGMVWEGGLELPADAEYEFHLGADDGMRLVLDGSVVGVIDGIGPLEGREKVATVKLAKGAHKLHVEYYEFEGQEEIQLAWRKKGDKAWTWLSPKKGSAKPKWPEIPIEATAEKAAIYRNFIKGTTPRAIGIGLPGGVNFAWSADNLAPELIWHGKFMDGGHHWTERGQGAEPPAGEDVVNLSKNAALPKGARFLGYKLDPAGNPTFAVEIGKGRLLDSYKAGGSQSAPALVRTLTFTGDSPVDLVITDTLPVQKVSPAELALGKDALVAFSGPLPPPRADKLVITLTPGQTTTLTYRWK, via the coding sequence ATGAAGCCCACCGCCCGTACCGTGCCTCCGGCACTGAGTATTGCCTCCGTGGCCGCCTGTCTGATCGCCTCCGCGGAGGCCCAGGACGGCGGCCAATTGTTCACCACCTACTGTGCCGCCTGCCATGGAACCAATGGCGAAGGCGCGCAGGAAGGCCAATTCCCGCCGCTCGCCGGTTCCCCGTGGCCCATGGGAAACCCGGACCGCGCCATCAAGATCCTCCTCTCCGGTATCCACGGCGAGGTGGAAGTCAACGGCAAGACCTGGAACCTCGAGATGCCACCGCAGGGCGCCATGCTCCCGGACGACCAGATCGCCGCCATCCTCACCTACGTGCGTTCCTCCTGGGGGAACAAGGCCGAGGCCGTCGAGGCGTCCCGCGTGAAAACCGTTCGCGCCGCGACCGCGAACCGTGCCGAACCGTGGACCGCCGCCGAACTGCTCAAGCAGCACCCGCTGGACATCAAGCCACCGGTTTCCGATCTCATTTCCTACGTCTATGACGGCGCGTGGAAGAACCTCCCGGACTTCAGCAAGCTGAAGGCCGCCGCCACCGAGGAAGAACACAACGGCATCGTCTCGATCGCCAAGGCCGGACGGAAAGACCACTTCGGCATGGTGTGGGAAGGCGGACTCGAACTTCCCGCCGACGCCGAGTATGAATTCCACCTCGGCGCGGACGATGGCATGCGCCTTGTCCTCGATGGCTCCGTCGTCGGAGTGATCGATGGCATCGGACCGCTCGAAGGCCGCGAGAAGGTCGCCACGGTGAAGCTCGCCAAGGGCGCGCACAAACTGCACGTGGAGTACTACGAGTTCGAGGGCCAGGAGGAAATCCAGCTCGCCTGGCGCAAGAAGGGCGACAAGGCCTGGACCTGGCTGAGCCCCAAGAAAGGATCCGCCAAGCCGAAGTGGCCCGAGATCCCGATCGAAGCCACCGCCGAGAAAGCCGCTATCTACCGCAACTTTATCAAGGGCACCACGCCCCGCGCGATCGGCATCGGCCTGCCCGGCGGCGTCAACTTCGCCTGGAGCGCGGACAACCTCGCACCCGAACTGATCTGGCACGGCAAGTTCATGGACGGTGGCCACCACTGGACCGAACGCGGCCAAGGCGCGGAGCCCCCCGCGGGCGAGGACGTGGTCAACCTGTCCAAGAACGCCGCGCTTCCCAAGGGCGCGCGCTTCCTCGGCTACAAGCTCGATCCCGCGGGCAACCCGACCTTCGCCGTGGAAATCGGCAAGGGCCGCTTGCTCGATTCCTACAAGGCGGGCGGCTCCCAAAGCGCCCCCGCGCTGGTGCGCACCCTCACTTTCACCGGCGATAGCCCGGTCGACCTCGTGATCACGGACACGCTGCCGGTCCAGAAGGTGTCCCCCGCCGAGCTCGCGCTTGGCAAGGACGCCCTCGTTGCCTTCAGCGGCCCTCTTCCGCCACCTCGCGCGGACAAACTCGTCATCACCCTCACCCCCGGTCAGACCACCACCCTCACCTATCGCTGGAAATGA
- a CDS encoding DUF4276 family protein, which yields MHIELILEEPSAEAFFQGFFPRILPAGTTWNPIVFQGKADLLLQLEKRLKGYSAWIPEDWKIVVLVDEDREDCGQLKEKLEAAARAAGLSTKSAPKRGRFTVLNRIAVEEIEAWFLGDPMAVSSMFKGVSPYFGSKAGYRDPDAIAGGTWEALERLLQKAGYYPGGLAKMEVARKMAACLDASRNTSKSFRHFVEGITSLLHHAV from the coding sequence ATGCACATTGAGTTGATTTTGGAGGAGCCGTCTGCGGAGGCCTTTTTTCAAGGGTTTTTTCCGCGAATCTTGCCTGCAGGAACAACGTGGAATCCTATTGTGTTCCAAGGTAAGGCCGACTTGCTTCTGCAGCTTGAGAAGCGGCTCAAGGGCTACAGTGCGTGGATTCCAGAGGATTGGAAGATTGTTGTTTTAGTGGACGAAGACCGCGAAGATTGTGGGCAGCTGAAAGAAAAACTGGAAGCTGCTGCTCGTGCTGCTGGTCTTTCTACCAAAAGCGCTCCGAAGCGCGGACGTTTCACGGTGTTGAATCGAATCGCAGTTGAGGAGATCGAAGCATGGTTTCTGGGTGATCCCATGGCAGTTTCGTCAATGTTTAAGGGTGTTTCTCCTTACTTTGGCAGCAAAGCTGGTTATCGAGATCCCGATGCCATTGCAGGCGGGACTTGGGAAGCGCTTGAACGTTTGCTTCAAAAGGCAGGCTACTATCCAGGCGGATTGGCGAAGATGGAAGTCGCTAGAAAAATGGCAGCGTGTCTTGATGCATCGAGAAACACATCGAAGAGTTTCCGGCATTTTGTGGAGGGGATTACGTCTCTCTTACATCATGCTGTATGA
- a CDS encoding AAA family ATPase has protein sequence MSSRHVDRPRIEYLRVQNYRALRDIELKDLTPLTVFLGPNGSGKSTIFDVFAFLAESFGSGLRKAWDKRGRFKELRTRGEDGPIVFEVKYREKRRSPLITYHLEIGEDIKGPYVAREFLSWKRMHPGAPFKFLDFGKEIPGSGEVVTGDMPDDRDTRTSERLDSRELLAVNTLGQLAKHPRVGALRRFITGWYLSYLSADNTRGVPEAGPQERLSSSGDNLPNVIQFLKEGHEDRLNLVLRKLTERVPRLEKVDAEVMPDGRLLLQVKDAPFERPVMAKFASDGTLKMLAYLTLLHDPDPAQLIGIEEPENQLHPRLLPELAEECRNASGSAQLMVTTHSPFFVNALRAEEAWVLYRTEDGFTQARRASDMLGIKEFMAQGALLGNLWMEGHFEAGDPLINSGGERRPAIRKRIRIR, from the coding sequence ATGAGTTCACGGCACGTTGACCGCCCTAGAATCGAATACCTGCGCGTCCAGAATTACCGAGCGTTGCGCGACATCGAGTTGAAAGACCTGACGCCGCTGACAGTTTTTTTGGGTCCGAATGGTAGCGGCAAATCGACAATATTTGACGTGTTTGCATTTCTTGCCGAGAGCTTTGGTTCCGGTCTTCGTAAGGCATGGGATAAGCGCGGGCGATTTAAGGAGCTACGGACTCGAGGTGAGGATGGTCCGATTGTTTTCGAGGTAAAATATCGAGAAAAACGACGGAGTCCCCTCATCACCTATCATTTGGAAATTGGAGAGGATATTAAGGGGCCATACGTGGCCCGCGAGTTTTTGAGCTGGAAGCGAATGCACCCAGGGGCTCCATTTAAATTTCTTGATTTCGGGAAAGAGATTCCTGGTTCCGGAGAGGTTGTGACGGGAGACATGCCTGATGATCGGGATACCCGTACCTCGGAGCGTTTGGATTCTCGTGAGTTGCTAGCGGTGAATACACTCGGGCAGCTTGCAAAGCATCCGCGGGTGGGGGCATTGCGCCGTTTCATCACGGGATGGTATTTATCCTACCTTTCCGCCGATAACACGAGGGGTGTTCCAGAGGCTGGTCCCCAGGAGAGGCTTAGTTCCAGTGGTGATAACCTCCCGAATGTGATTCAATTTCTCAAAGAGGGGCACGAAGACAGACTGAATTTAGTTCTTCGCAAGCTAACCGAACGGGTGCCGAGGTTGGAGAAGGTGGACGCCGAGGTTATGCCGGATGGCCGATTGTTGCTTCAGGTGAAGGACGCTCCTTTTGAGCGACCTGTTATGGCGAAGTTTGCTTCGGATGGGACGCTTAAGATGTTGGCCTATCTCACTTTGCTTCATGATCCGGACCCTGCTCAATTAATTGGAATTGAGGAACCAGAGAATCAGCTTCATCCTCGTTTGCTTCCAGAGTTGGCCGAAGAATGCCGAAATGCTTCAGGCTCAGCCCAATTGATGGTTACCACACACTCCCCATTTTTCGTCAACGCTCTAAGGGCGGAAGAGGCATGGGTTCTCTACCGAACGGAAGATGGTTTTACTCAAGCGCGTCGGGCGTCTGATATGCTTGGGATCAAGGAGTTTATGGCGCAAGGAGCGCTGCTTGGAAATCTTTGGATGGAAGGTCACTTTGAAGCGGGAGATCCGTTGATTAATTCCGGTGGCGAGCGGCGCCCAGCTATCCGTAAGCGAATTCGAATCCGCTGA
- a CDS encoding sigma-54 dependent transcriptional regulator gives MADSPTEETLLLVDPDHDFLDWATKHLSARDLRILRCDNAQNAAKVVEKTQVDVVIAAISLEPFDGLELLTQIRQQSPQTLVILTAGFPTTGQVIEATQRGAHDVLRKEALPFELRPVVESALQTLEDRRSAEEPVADVPTVDGRVKIIGVSRALQDVFKMVGRVARSDAPVLISGESGTGKELVAKAIHEYSPRRQKELITINCGAIPENLLESELFGHEKGSFTGAIAKREGRFEQADGGTLFLDEIGDMPLSIQVKLLRVLQDGTFSRVGSNETLKSDVRVVAATHKDLVAEVAAGRFREDLYYRLNVVELRIPPLRDRREDIPLLAEFFLQKITRKNGMARIRLTGEAVAALQLHNWPGNVRELENTIARACALASSTILLPADIPLAAAPSAMRNTVSDAMDRLLNAAPTGTNLIEWVSREVATRVLERSNGDLKEASIELGVTAQELRTLLATKD, from the coding sequence ATGGCCGATAGCCCCACGGAGGAAACCCTTCTGCTTGTCGATCCCGACCACGATTTCCTGGATTGGGCGACGAAGCATTTGTCCGCACGCGACCTGCGCATCCTGCGCTGCGACAACGCCCAGAACGCCGCCAAGGTGGTCGAAAAGACCCAGGTGGACGTGGTGATCGCGGCGATTTCGCTGGAACCGTTCGATGGCCTGGAGCTGCTGACGCAGATCCGCCAGCAGAGCCCGCAGACGCTGGTGATCCTGACCGCCGGGTTCCCGACCACCGGCCAGGTGATCGAGGCGACCCAGCGCGGGGCGCACGACGTGCTGCGCAAGGAGGCCCTGCCCTTCGAGCTGCGCCCGGTGGTGGAATCCGCGCTCCAGACGCTGGAGGACCGCCGCAGCGCCGAGGAACCGGTGGCGGACGTGCCGACGGTGGACGGCCGCGTGAAGATCATCGGCGTGTCCCGCGCCCTGCAGGACGTGTTCAAGATGGTGGGCCGCGTCGCCCGCTCGGACGCGCCCGTATTGATTTCCGGCGAAAGCGGCACCGGCAAGGAGCTGGTCGCGAAAGCGATCCACGAATACAGTCCTCGCCGCCAGAAGGAGCTGATCACGATCAATTGCGGCGCGATCCCGGAGAACCTGCTGGAGAGCGAGCTTTTCGGCCACGAAAAGGGCTCGTTCACTGGCGCGATCGCGAAGCGCGAGGGCCGGTTCGAACAGGCCGATGGCGGCACCCTTTTCCTCGATGAAATCGGCGACATGCCGCTTTCCATCCAGGTGAAGCTGCTGCGCGTGCTCCAGGACGGGACGTTCTCCCGCGTGGGCTCGAACGAGACGCTCAAGAGCGACGTCCGCGTGGTGGCCGCCACGCACAAGGACCTCGTCGCCGAAGTGGCGGCGGGCCGTTTCCGCGAGGACCTTTACTACCGCCTGAACGTGGTCGAGCTGCGCATCCCGCCGCTGCGGGACCGCCGCGAGGACATCCCGCTGCTGGCGGAGTTCTTCCTCCAGAAGATCACCCGCAAGAACGGCATGGCCCGCATCCGCCTCACCGGCGAGGCGGTGGCCGCCCTCCAACTCCACAACTGGCCAGGCAACGTCCGCGAGCTGGAAAACACCATCGCCCGCGCCTGCGCCCTCGCTTCCTCCACGATCCTGCTGCCCGCGGACATCCCGCTGGCCGCGGCCCCGTCCGCGATGCGGAACACGGTGTCCGACGCGATGGACCGCCTGCTCAATGCCGCCCCGACCGGGACGAACCTGATCGAGTGGGTCAGCCGCGAGGTGGCCACCCGGGTGCTGGAGCGTTCCAATGGCGACCTCAAGGAGGCCTCCATCGAGCTCGGTGTGACTGCCCAGGAGCTGCGGACCCTGCTCGCGACCAAGGATTGA
- a CDS encoding HTTM domain-containing protein gives MAIERPATVPGIAIHSLAVFRILFGMLMAAAMVRFLAHGWVDELFLKPGYHFPYPGLEWIRPWPAVWMHVHVMLVAVCAVGMALGFRYRLCAVLFFAGFTYLELIDRTAYLNHYYLVSLVSGLLVFMPAHWAWSVDARRRSGLRVETIPAWTVGLLRFQFAIVYVFAGIAKLNGDWLLAAQPLRIWLAARSDLPLVGPWLEKPWVAMAAAWTGAVYDLTIPFLLMMRRTRSCAFGAVIAFHVATGVLFPSIGMFPWIMIAGSTLFFPPDWPMRVWKRSGPVVQAVVPPMPRWGRWLIGVYLAWQIAVPMRGLFMDGPSAWSGNGFNWAWKVMIVEKAGSVSFIARDPFDGRRWQIDVRDYLTPRQVTLMAQDPHLVRDFARFLGGELRRLHGREVEVHAEAYASLNGRPSQPIIDPAVNLAGEPVEHWIVPMLPDTRAQSTGSIVSQWVRSWLSSSERR, from the coding sequence ATGGCGATTGAGCGACCGGCGACTGTGCCGGGGATCGCGATTCATTCGCTTGCGGTCTTCCGCATCCTGTTCGGCATGCTGATGGCGGCGGCGATGGTGCGCTTCCTGGCGCATGGCTGGGTCGACGAGTTGTTCCTAAAACCCGGCTATCATTTTCCGTATCCCGGCCTGGAATGGATCCGGCCGTGGCCCGCCGTCTGGATGCACGTCCATGTCATGCTGGTGGCCGTGTGCGCGGTGGGTATGGCGCTTGGCTTCCGATATCGGCTGTGCGCGGTGCTGTTCTTCGCGGGCTTCACCTACCTCGAGCTGATCGACCGCACGGCGTATCTGAACCACTACTATCTCGTCAGCCTGGTGTCGGGCCTGCTGGTGTTCATGCCAGCCCACTGGGCATGGTCGGTGGATGCCCGGCGGCGTTCGGGGCTGCGGGTGGAGACGATCCCGGCGTGGACGGTGGGGCTGCTGCGGTTCCAATTCGCCATCGTGTATGTCTTCGCCGGCATCGCGAAACTGAATGGCGATTGGTTGCTGGCCGCGCAGCCGCTGCGGATCTGGCTGGCGGCGCGCTCGGACCTGCCGCTGGTGGGCCCATGGCTGGAGAAGCCGTGGGTGGCGATGGCCGCGGCGTGGACCGGGGCGGTTTACGATCTAACGATTCCGTTCCTGCTGATGATGCGACGCACGCGGTCTTGCGCCTTCGGCGCGGTGATCGCGTTCCATGTCGCCACCGGTGTTCTGTTTCCCTCGATCGGGATGTTCCCCTGGATCATGATCGCAGGAAGCACGTTGTTCTTTCCGCCGGACTGGCCGATGCGGGTTTGGAAAAGGAGCGGGCCGGTGGTGCAGGCGGTGGTTCCGCCTATGCCACGGTGGGGACGATGGCTGATCGGCGTTTACCTAGCCTGGCAGATCGCGGTGCCGATGAGGGGGCTTTTCATGGATGGGCCCAGCGCTTGGAGTGGCAATGGCTTCAACTGGGCATGGAAGGTGATGATCGTGGAGAAAGCGGGCAGTGTGTCCTTCATCGCCCGTGATCCTTTCGACGGCCGCCGGTGGCAGATCGACGTGAGGGACTATCTCACGCCGCGGCAGGTCACGCTGATGGCGCAGGACCCGCACCTGGTTCGGGACTTCGCCCGGTTCCTTGGCGGCGAACTGCGCCGACTGCATGGACGCGAGGTGGAGGTTCATGCCGAGGCCTATGCCTCGCTCAATGGCCGGCCGAGCCAGCCGATCATCGATCCGGCGGTGAATCTCGCCGGGGAGCCGGTGGAGCATTGGATCGTGCCGATGCTGCCGGACACCCGCGCTCAATCCACGGGCAGCATCGTCAGCCAGTGGGTGCGCTCTTGGCTGTCCTCCAGCGAGAGAAGGTAA
- a CDS encoding imelysin family protein produces MKLPFVFLTVLCAIVLPREADAAETAVHAPKTAKDQMLHTLVETAIAPGYAKLAEACGLLEKETRRFEEQPDLPGLERARDCWRKAAEAAQEIDCCRVGPILEGDLAATFFFLPTRPGSVEKAILAMKQDDVDLSSFGAAAKGLYAIEYLLFPKDVDAAATLALFEESKRRHYLHAIAAEAAERSGRLARSWQESYSPAATAFLNGGQDSLNALVNRMVMTAEAASVTRLSTMLNPPERATRDKVPGAASGHSHVLLQAVVRGLRRVHEAGMGAHVKKFNPELAARLDQRFQETIAALSKLEKPLESQGPDTSALMESTRQCNQLAVLLKVDLASSLGVTLTFISTDGD; encoded by the coding sequence ATGAAACTCCCATTCGTTTTTCTAACCGTTCTGTGCGCCATCGTTTTGCCGCGTGAAGCGGATGCCGCCGAGACCGCCGTCCACGCACCCAAGACCGCGAAGGACCAGATGCTCCACACCCTCGTCGAGACGGCGATCGCGCCGGGCTACGCGAAACTCGCGGAGGCTTGCGGGCTTCTGGAAAAGGAGACCCGCCGGTTCGAGGAGCAGCCGGACCTGCCGGGCTTGGAACGCGCGCGGGATTGCTGGCGGAAGGCGGCCGAGGCGGCCCAGGAAATCGACTGCTGCCGCGTGGGCCCGATCCTCGAAGGGGACCTGGCCGCGACTTTCTTCTTCCTCCCGACCCGGCCCGGCAGCGTGGAAAAGGCGATCCTCGCGATGAAGCAGGACGACGTCGATCTGTCATCGTTCGGGGCGGCGGCGAAGGGTTTGTATGCGATCGAGTATCTGCTTTTTCCCAAGGATGTGGATGCGGCGGCGACCTTGGCTCTTTTCGAGGAGAGCAAGCGGCGGCACTACCTTCACGCCATCGCCGCGGAGGCGGCGGAGCGTTCGGGGCGATTGGCCCGGAGCTGGCAGGAATCTTACAGTCCGGCGGCGACGGCCTTTCTCAACGGTGGCCAGGATAGCCTCAACGCGCTGGTGAACCGGATGGTGATGACAGCGGAGGCCGCTTCGGTGACTCGCTTGTCCACCATGCTCAATCCGCCGGAGCGGGCGACGCGTGACAAGGTGCCGGGAGCCGCCAGCGGGCATTCCCATGTTCTGTTGCAAGCGGTGGTGCGAGGGCTGCGCCGTGTTCATGAAGCGGGAATGGGAGCCCATGTGAAGAAGTTCAATCCGGAGCTGGCCGCGCGGCTGGACCAACGCTTCCAAGAGACGATCGCCGCGCTTTCGAAGCTGGAGAAGCCGCTGGAATCGCAGGGGCCGGACACATCCGCACTGATGGAAAGCACCCGCCAGTGCAACCAGCTCGCGGTGCTGCTCAAGGTCGATCTCGCGAGCTCGCTGGGCGTGACGCTCACCTTCATTTCCACCGATGGCGATTGA